A region of Epinephelus moara isolate mb chromosome 15, YSFRI_EMoa_1.0, whole genome shotgun sequence DNA encodes the following proteins:
- the calcrlb gene encoding calcitonin gene-related peptide type 1 receptor, with amino-acid sequence MVIRAQMDGNGLVYLLVLCALNKLLVVANSEEGYQEHLNHRSEHQSTGNQIATAQYECFQRIIKESHRKTKTIGPVCNATWDGWLCWDETEPGQTEQSCPDYYHDFDPQAMASKVCTETGEWGRHPESKRTWTNFTNCHANTTHHGTAAMTHFYLVMIGHGLSLVSLLISLGIFFHFKSLSCQRITLHKNLFLSFVLNSIITVVWLTTVVKKQGHTYNDSASCKLLMFIHLYLLSCNYFWMLCEGIYLHTLIVVAVFAEKQYLMWYHLLGWGFPLVPAVIHSIARHCYYNDKCWVSSDTSLLYIIHGPICAALVVNLFFLLNIVRVLITKLRVTHQAESSLYMRAVRATLILIPLLGIQFVLLPYKPQDDWVSEIYLYVMEILMHYQGLLVSTIFCFFNGEVQSVLRRHWNQQRMQFAGTFANADFFRSASSVASSLTEVHRCYSIESHTEHMNGKSYSDIFRSDSPFV; translated from the exons ATGGTGATCAGAGCACAGATGGATGGAAACGGCTTAGTGTATCTCCTGGTCCTGTGTGCCCTCAATAAG CTGCTGGTGGTGGCAAACTCTGAGGAGGGTTACCAGGAGCATCTAAACCATCGGAGCGAACATCAGTCGACAGGGAACCAAATCGCCACAGCCCAGTACGAATGTTTCCAAAGGATTATAAAAGAATCACAccgcaaaacaaaaacaatag GGCCAGTTTGCAACGCGACGTGGGATGGGTGGCTGTGCTGGGATGAAACTGAACCCGGACAAACAGAGCAGAGCTGTCCAGACTACTATCACGATTTTGATCCTCAAG CAATGGCATCCAAAGTGTGCACAGAGACGGGAGAGTGGGGACGCCACCCCGAGAGCAAGAGGACATGGACAAACTTCACAAACTGCCATGCCAACACGACACATCATGGGACA GCGGCAATGACTCACTTCTACTTGGTCATGATTGGTCACGGCCTGTCGCTGGTGTCACTGCTCATATCATTAGGAATATTCTTCCATTTTAA GAGTCTGAGCTGCCAGAGGATAACGCTCCACAAAAACCTCTTCCTCTCATTTGTGCTAAACTCCATCATCACTGTTGTCTGGCTTACAACAGTGGTAAAGAAACAGGGACACACCTACAATGATTCG GCGAGCTGTAAGCTGCTCATGTTCATCCACCTGTATCTATTGAGCTGTAACTACTTCTGGATGCTCTGCGAGGGCATCTACCTGCACACTCTGATTGTTGTGGCAGTGTTTGCAGAAAAACAGTATCTCATGTGGTATCATCTGCTGGGCTGGG GTTTTCCACTTGTGCCAGCGGTGATACATTCAATAGCACGCCACTGCTACTACAACGACAA ATGTTGGGTCAGCTCAGATACGTCATTGCTGTACATCATCCATGGCCCCATCTGTGCAGCACTGGTG GTGAATCTTTTCTTCCTGCTCAACATCGTTCGGGTTCTCATCACCAAGCTGAGAGTGACCCACCAGGCCGAGTCCAGCCTCTACATGAGGGCTGTGAGAGCAACCCTCATCCTCATCCCTCTGCTCGGCATCCAGTTTGTCTTGCTCCCCTACAAGCCTCAGGATGACTGGGTCTCTGAGATCTACCTGTATGTCATGGAGATCCTTATGCACTACCAG GGTCTCTTGGTCTCTACAATATTCTGCTTCTTCAATGGGGAG GTGCAGAGCGTTCTGCGGAGACACTGGAACCAGCAGCGGATGCAGTTCGCTGGCACCTTTGCCAATGCCGACTTCTTCCGCTCAGCGTCTTCCGTGGCGTCGTCGCTCACAGAGGTCCACCGCTGCTATAGCATCGAAAGCCACACTGAGCACATGAACGGCAAGAGCTACTCGGACATATTCAGATCGGACAGTCCTTTCGTGTGA